CTGCTCGTTCTTTTACTTATCAGATAGCCCAGAAGCGTAGTGAAAATTGCGATACAGACCAGGAAGGGATTAAGATGAGACAAAAGCGCCAGATAGATGGAAAATCCCAGAACATTTGTAAGGATAGAAGTCCAGATTGTCCAGACATATTCTGTTGCTTCTACGTTACTGGAACAGGCATTGGAAGCCTTGCTTTCCATATCGTTAAACTTTGCATCCATTAGATTGAGATAGGAAGTTTTGGCTATTTTGTCGGAAATTTGTACCAGAATAGATGTGCGGACGGAAATACGCCCAAACTGTGTATTGGTATCAATATATTGTTTTAATCCGGATAGAAAAAGCAATCCACAGCTAAATACGGCAATGGTAAAAAGTAATTCTGAAAGCGGGGCAGTTGTCTCTACTTTTTCCAGAATTGTAGGAGCAAGAAAAAGCTCTGCGGCTGATTTTGTAGCAGTTGTAACTGCAAGAGCGACACATAAAAACAAAACGCTTTTGCAGTTTTTCCAAGCATTTTTCACCATAAATCCGGTATTTTGCCACATATTATATTTTGGTTTTTGTTGTTCTTCCATTTGTGTTTCACCTCCAAGGTTACTTTAGCATAAAAATTCGTCCGCCATATACTTTGGGGACGAATTGTTTTGTGACGGTGATGAATTGTAAAAAATTATAGCTGAGGCAGTAAAATTTCTGTGGTAAAAGCTCCGTCTTCACTGTTTCTGCTGATGTAGCCCTCCTGACGTTCAACAATGGCGTCAATTCGTGCCAGACCAAAGCCATGTCCGGCTCCTTTTGTACTGCGAAAGAGATTACCCTCTTTTTTCATCTTTTTTTCGGCAGTAAAGTTTGTAAAAGAAATATAAAGCTGCGTATTTTTCATACCCATATAGATGCGAATGAGACGATGTTCTTCAGGAAGCTTCAGACTGGCATCAATGGCATTGTCAAAAAGATTTCCGATAATACAGCATAAATCAATTTCTGAAGATGTTAATTTTACAGGAATATGGGCGTCTGCAATTACCTGAATATTTTTTGACTTTGCAAGAGAAATTTTGGAATTCAGAATGGCATCTGTCATAGGATTTCCAGTTTTAATAACGGTATCTACCGTAGTTAAATCTTCATCCAATAAATCCAGATAATGGCTGAGCGCTTCCCAATTTTCAGTGGCAGCATAGGCTTTCATAGTTTGAATATGATTGCGATAATCATGCCGCCAGCCTCGTATTTGCCGGTACATATTGTCCACTTCCTGATAGTGAGTTTCTATAAGTTCTTGCTGATAGATTGCCAGTTCTTTATCCATTCTTTTTGAAAAAAGTTTCATATTTTGTCTTACCTCATGTTAATAATTGCCCGATTTATACCTTCATAAGCGCCTCTGGGAAGTGCGATAACAGTTCCGTCACGGAGCTTAATTTCTGCTTTTGTTACTCGGCTGATATTGGTTATATTTACGATTACAGAACGCCCTGCACGATAAAAACGTTCGTCAAGAAGTTTTTCTAATTTACCTAAAGTCATTTTTAATGTGTAATCTTTTTTGGCATGAATAGTTACATAATTTCCTGTTACATCGGCATAACGGATTTCATAAATGGGAATTCGCAGGATCTCACTTCCGGTTTCTAAATTCAGGATTTTTTCATTCTTTTTTACCTTATCAAGAGCACGATAAAGTACAGAAAACAGCTTTTCTTTTTGTACCGGTTTTAGGAGATAATGAAGGGCGGCAACCTCATAGCCTTCGGAAATATAGTCAGAATAGCCCGTAAGAAAAACAATCTGGATGGTATCGTTTTCTTTTCTGAGGGTTTTGGCTAAGGTGACGCCATTCATAGCGCCCATTTCAACATCTAAAAGAAGAATATCGTAATCCTTCTTTTCTTCATAATGAAACAGAAATGCCTCTGCGGAGGGAAATGCGTCAATATGTACGGAAATATTCGCTTCCTGCGCCCAACACTTTACAAAATTTGTGATGTATTGGGTATCTATTTTGCTGTCATCGCAAATTGCTATTTGATAATACATGTTAAAAGTCAGTCCTTTGGGGTGTTGTTTTAGAATTATTATAACAGGTTGTTTTGAGTTTTGAAATACACATTGTGTATAGTGGCGTGATAGAATATATACACAATTATATTTAAGAAAAAATCTTTTCTTCGGGTAACGAATTTGTGATAAAAAACACATATATGTGAAGGAGGCGGAAAATGGAAGAAATAGAACAGATTTACAGGAAATATACACCTCAGGTATATAAATTTTTGTTCAGCCTTTGTCACGATAAATATTTAGCAGAAGAACTAACACAGGAAACATTTTTTCAGGCAATGAAATCTATTGATAATTTTCGTGGGGATTGCAGAATTTATGTATGGTTATGCTCTATTGCCAAACATTTATGGTATCAGGAACTTAAAAAAAGAACGGGAAAAAACATTAAAGCTGTCACAGCAAGGCGGAGAAGATGAAACAGAGTTTGAGAATGTTGTTTTTGAAAAGGCAGAGGTGTTAGAAATTTATAAAATACTTCATACGTTTGAAGAACCCTTACGAGAAGTGATGTATTTACGGTTGAATGGAAATTTTACTTTTAAGGAAATCGGAGAAATTATGGGGAAAGACGAAAACTGGGCGAGAGTTACCTTTTATAGAGGAAAGCAAAGGGTCAGAAAGGAGAGTCATCATGAAATGTGAAGTTGTTCGTGATTTATTACCATTATATATTGATAAGCTGACAAGCGAAGAGAGTAATAAAGAAATAGAAAAACATTTGAAAAATTGTAAAGAATGTTATCAATATTATCAGGAAATGATGGGAGAAATAGGAGTTTTAGCCGAAATACCGAAAGAAGAGGCAGAAGAGGTAAAAGTAATAAAAAAGATAAAGAAAAGAAGCAGAAAAAAGTTAATAATAGCAGTTCTGGGAACGGCGCTGGCAGTATTGGCAGCAGTGATTTTACTTTTTCCTCTTACATATAAGGATGCAAAATATAAGGATGTAGAGCTTCAGTGCAGAGTAAAAGGAAATAGAACTTATATCGAAATGCAGTCTCAGGCAGGATATGAATTATGGTTTACAGGAAGCTCAGATAAAAATAAATCCTATTTAAAAGTTTTTGGAAAAAAGAAAATAGGAAATTCAGAGAGCTCTAAATCAAGCTGGGAAGGAGAAGTCGATAGGGAAAATCCCTATCAATATATTTTTGAGTTTAGTGATAAAATTGTGACCATAGAGAATGGGAAAGTCGTAAACGAGGAGGATAAATAATAGAAATCTATATTTTTAAGGGAGTATTGCGAATAGAGTAAGCTCCCTTATTTTTAGTGATTTTTTCACTTGAATTCAAATAGTGAGAATGTTATAATCAAATCCAGATAGAGAAGCTCTCCTCAGATTAGGAAAAGGAAAGGAGGCAAAGCTTCAACATCCGTTTAGATTTCAATATTTTCTAAAATTCATTTTACAGTTTTCTGCTGTAATTGTTCGATACATTCTGTATGAACAGAAAATCCATGATATAAAAGGAAAAATTGGGGGACTTCTCTATCATTTTGTATCTGAATATGTGTGTTTGTGTTGAAAAAGAAGCAGGATAATAATATATCACGAAATAAATCCTGCGGGAGGAAGCATGAATAAAAGAGAAGTAAACGTACTCCATCAAGAACTGGAGATTTATCGTGAAATGGGAATTCCTCTTTACCTAAATGGAAAAAAGAGTACACCAAAACGCATAGAGAAAGCATATAGAATTGCAGAAGAAGGTGTCTATATGAGAGATTACATACAAGATGATACAGGAAAATTAAAAGGCTTGTCCTTTGATTTTGTAAGAGAAGAAGAATGAGGTAAGAAATATAAAGAAAAGATAAAATCTGAAAAAAACATGAAATCCTGAAGAAATTGGTGACGAAGGGAAAAAATATGGTATAATAACTGTACGTATGTACTATAACGTAGAAACAAATGAAAATAAAAGGAGTTAAAAAATGGCGAAACGAAGGAGGAGAAGAAGGCGTAGAAATCAATTAGTCCCTATATTGGTTGCAATGCTTCTGATTATACTTGTTGCTGTTGCGGGTATTGTCACAGGTTTCATAAAAAAATATACACCATCAGATACAAGGATGGAGTTAGCAGATTATTATCATACAGGTGAAGGCGAAGCTGCTTTGATTTTGCAGGATACAATCAGTGAAGCAAAAGGAAAAATAGTAGACGGGAGAGCTTATTTGCCTTACAGCGTTATAACAAATGAGATGGGAGGAAGGTTTTATTGGGATAAAGAGAGTGAAAAAATGCTGTATACAACAGCAACAGACACTTTAGAGATAAAACCGGAAGATACTGCATACACAATTGCGGGTCAGACAAAACAGCAGGATTATATTCTTGTAAAGGAAATAGGCGAAGAATTTTATATAGCTCTTGATTTTGTAGAACAGTATATGCCAATTCAGGGCGAAGTATACGACAAACCGGACAGAATTGTGGTATCCTATAAATGGGGAGATATCAATACAGTATCTGTTTCAAAAGATACGGAAGTTCGATATCAGGGAGGTATTAAAAGCCCAATTCTTTCTGATGTGAAAAAAGGTGATACTTTAATATTGCTGGAAGAGATGGAAAACTGGTCCAGAGTTATGACGACAGACGGTATTGATGGATATGTAGAAAAGAAAAATTTAGAAAAACCGCAGACCACAGAGCTGTCTTATACAGGAGAATACAAAGAGGATTACAGCAGTCTTACAAGAGAACATAAAATAAATTTGGCATGGCATCAAGTTACTTCCGAGGCAGCGAATGCAGCCCTTGGAGAAACTATTCAAAATATGGCAGGAGTCAATGTCATTTCTCCTACATGGTTTTCTGTTACAGCAAACGAAGGCACGATATCCTCTCTGGCAAGTGCAGATTATGTAAATGAGGCGCATAGCAGAGGAATGGAAGTCTGGGGACTGATTGACAATTTTAATCCGGATGTCAGTACATTGGAGACCTTGTCAAGCAGAAGCTCCAGAGAGCATATTATTCAGAAGCTCTTAGAAGAAGCCCAAAGAGTAGCACTTGATGGTATCAATGTGGACTTTGAAGCTCTTACAGAAGAAGAAGCGCCGCATTTTATTCAGTTTGTCAGAGAACTTTCTGTTGTTTGCAGAGCCAATAATCTGGTGTTGTCCGTAGACAATCCGGTTCCTCAATTCACAGGATTTTATAATAGAAAGGAACAGGGAATTGTAGCAGATTATGTTATTATTATGGGATATGACGAGCATACGACAGGTTCAGAAGAAGCAGGTTCTGTTGCATCCCTGCCCTTTGTAAAAGAAGGAATTGAAAAAACATTACAGGAAGTACCGAAGGAAAAAGTGATTAACGGAATACCTTTCTATACCAGACTTTGGACAGAGTCTAATAACGGAACACTGTCCAGCGAGGTAATGACCATGGATGCTGCAAGCCAATATATACAGGAAAACGGTATTGAAGTATACTGGGAGAAAGAAACAGCTCAGAATTATGGGGAGTTGCTTACTGATAACGGTACACAAAAAATATGGCTGGAGGACGAGCAGTCTATTGAAGAAAAGATGAAGCTGATTAGTCAGTATGAGCTTGCCGGTGTGGCTTCATGGAAGCTGGGATTTGAAAGGGCAGATGTCTGGAGTGTAATCAGTCAATATTTACAATAAGAAAAGATAGAGGTGGAGTATTATGGGAGAACATGAAATGTTTAAAACAACCCTGATGGGCGGATATGATAAGGAAGAAGTACAGGAATTAATCCAGAAAATGAAGGATGAAATGGCAGAAGTGCAGGTGAATTACAGAAAACAGCTTGCAGAACGAGATGAGAGGATTGCCGAGCTTCAGAAACGTATTGAATTAAAAGACGCATATCAGGCACGTATGGAAGAGGATATTAAAGAAAAATATCAGAAGTATATTGATAATTATGAAAGCATCGGAAAGCTGGTTTTTGAAGCACAGTTAAAATCTGACAGCATGCAGAGGGAAGCAGAAGAAAAATGCAGTAAGATGATTGAGGAAGCAGAAGCAGAGGCAAAACGCCGTGTTGAGTCTGTTCAGTCAGAAATTGATGATAAGCTTTTAGAAGGGAAAAAGAAATATCTGGCTGTTCAGGAAGAAATGAATGGTATTGTAGAGCTTATCAATCAGGCACAGAAAAGATTTATGTCCTCCTATAAAGAAGTACACCAGATTATCAATAGTATGCCAACCTCCTTGAATGATATTGAGGATGTAGTAGATTTGGAAATTCAAAAATTAGAAGGGAATTCTTCCGATGAAATCTTAGATACAGAGGAAGAAATTCATTTAGGAGATACACAGGAATTAGATATTCTTGATGCTGTGGATGATATTTCAGACTTGGAAGAATTTGATGAAGAGGATGCAGAAGAGGATGAAGACAGCAAGCTTGCTATGCAGATTTCAAAGCTTTTAAGTGAAGAAGATGAAGCAATGATGGAAGAAGATTTAGAAGATTTCTTCAAAGAATAAAAGAAGATATGTATGAAGCCGCTTTCCTTTGAAAGCGGCTTTTTGTTGGGAAAGACTGCATTTTGTAAGAGCATATGCTAAGATACATTCTTTATTCTTATTTTGCATATATTGAACCAAATGAAAAAAAGGTGATGTATATGAAAAAGAAATGGCTAAAAGGAGCAATGACAATCTGTATGCTGTGTGCAGTTTATCTTTTGTCGAGAGAAGGAGCTATGCTGACGGGAAAAAGCATAACAGAGGAAAAGGGGCTTATTCTGATTGACAGCGGACATGGGGGAATTGACCCGGGCGTAGTTGGAATTGGCGGAGTGAAGGAAAAAGATATCAATTTAAAAATTGCAAAGGAGCTTGCAGGCGCACTTGAGAAAAAAGGATATAAAGCGGTGCTTATAAGAAAAGACGACAATGGCTTATATGATGCGGAAAGTAAAAATAAAAAGGTACAGGATATGCAAAAAAGATGTGCTATGATAAAGGAGGAAAAACCATTGCTGACCGTGAGTATTCATCAA
The DNA window shown above is from Blautia hansenii DSM 20583 and carries:
- a CDS encoding N-acetylmuramoyl-L-alanine amidase family protein, whose protein sequence is MKKKWLKGAMTICMLCAVYLLSREGAMLTGKSITEEKGLILIDSGHGGIDPGVVGIGGVKEKDINLKIAKELAGALEKKGYKAVLIRKDDNGLYDAESKNKKVQDMQKRCAMIKEEKPLLTVSIHQNSYQDEAVCGPQVFYYKDSLEGANLAKCIQEELNNRLQVEKPRTEKANSTYYLLKRSEGVLNIVETGFLTNKKEAELLRTKEYQKKCAEAICNGILKFLKTVEINKTNVV
- a CDS encoding LytR/AlgR family response regulator transcription factor, encoding MYYQIAICDDSKIDTQYITNFVKCWAQEANISVHIDAFPSAEAFLFHYEEKKDYDILLLDVEMGAMNGVTLAKTLRKENDTIQIVFLTGYSDYISEGYEVAALHYLLKPVQKEKLFSVLYRALDKVKKNEKILNLETGSEILRIPIYEIRYADVTGNYVTIHAKKDYTLKMTLGKLEKLLDERFYRAGRSVIVNITNISRVTKAEIKLRDGTVIALPRGAYEGINRAIINMR
- a CDS encoding sensor histidine kinase is translated as MKLFSKRMDKELAIYQQELIETHYQEVDNMYRQIRGWRHDYRNHIQTMKAYAATENWEALSHYLDLLDEDLTTVDTVIKTGNPMTDAILNSKISLAKSKNIQVIADAHIPVKLTSSEIDLCCIIGNLFDNAIDASLKLPEEHRLIRIYMGMKNTQLYISFTNFTAEKKMKKEGNLFRSTKGAGHGFGLARIDAIVERQEGYISRNSEDGAFTTEILLPQL
- a CDS encoding glycosyl hydrolase family 18 protein, translated to MAKRRRRRRRRNQLVPILVAMLLIILVAVAGIVTGFIKKYTPSDTRMELADYYHTGEGEAALILQDTISEAKGKIVDGRAYLPYSVITNEMGGRFYWDKESEKMLYTTATDTLEIKPEDTAYTIAGQTKQQDYILVKEIGEEFYIALDFVEQYMPIQGEVYDKPDRIVVSYKWGDINTVSVSKDTEVRYQGGIKSPILSDVKKGDTLILLEEMENWSRVMTTDGIDGYVEKKNLEKPQTTELSYTGEYKEDYSSLTREHKINLAWHQVTSEAANAALGETIQNMAGVNVISPTWFSVTANEGTISSLASADYVNEAHSRGMEVWGLIDNFNPDVSTLETLSSRSSREHIIQKLLEEAQRVALDGINVDFEALTEEEAPHFIQFVRELSVVCRANNLVLSVDNPVPQFTGFYNRKEQGIVADYVIIMGYDEHTTGSEEAGSVASLPFVKEGIEKTLQEVPKEKVINGIPFYTRLWTESNNGTLSSEVMTMDAASQYIQENGIEVYWEKETAQNYGELLTDNGTQKIWLEDEQSIEEKMKLISQYELAGVASWKLGFERADVWSVISQYLQ
- a CDS encoding RNA polymerase sigma factor; amino-acid sequence: MEEIEQIYRKYTPQVYKFLFSLCHDKYLAEELTQETFFQAMKSIDNFRGDCRIYVWLCSIAKHLWYQELKKRTGKNIKAVTARRRR
- a CDS encoding zf-HC2 domain-containing protein; this translates as MKCEVVRDLLPLYIDKLTSEESNKEIEKHLKNCKECYQYYQEMMGEIGVLAEIPKEEAEEVKVIKKIKKRSRKKLIIAVLGTALAVLAAVILLFPLTYKDAKYKDVELQCRVKGNRTYIEMQSQAGYELWFTGSSDKNKSYLKVFGKKKIGNSESSKSSWEGEVDRENPYQYIFEFSDKIVTIENGKVVNEEDK